TAAGTTTGGCTCTATTGTACCCGGAAAATTTGCCGACCTTATCGTGATTGACGATTATACAGAACATGATTCAACATTTTGGCTTCAGGCGAAATCATATTTAACTTTAGTTGATGGGGAAATCGTTTATAGCAGGTTGTAATTTGTTCGATTGAATTTTGTCCAGAATATTACGTCAAATAAATAAAATCCGGATAAAATTAATATTTTGTCTATTACTGAATTGCTGCTAATGTTTGGCAGCTGCCACGCCAACGGCGGGTTAAGCCCATTTTCATTCTGTTTTAATAGTGTTTCCTTGAACTTATTTTTTATCTTTTATCTTTTTAGGATTAGGTTTCAACTTTTTTATATCCTGCACCAACTCTTTGAGATTCTGCTCAAATTTAATCTCTTTTAATTTATCTTTGTATTTATTAAATTCAATTTCAGCTCTTTCTTTTGCCATCTGATGACTGATTTTCCCAGCATTATTAAGCAACTCTCTTCCGTTCATTTGTAATATTACATCAAGCCGTTCAATCCAATCTTCCATATACATTGGAGTTTTCTGCTGTGCCATTGTCTCTGCAAATGCAAGATATTGTTCTACCAGTAAACCAAGCAATTTAATTTCATCTTCATTCAAATAATTTTTGGCAATAACAACATCACTTTTACGAACAGATATATTTGATTCTTTATCATAAGATTGCATTCCCAATAGCGGAAAAGTTGCATCTACTCGCCGATAAACAAGTTCAGCTGCTGTTTGTTGGCTTATTGCCCAAAGCAATTTATTTTGAACGATTTTGAAAAATTTGATTGTATTTTCATTTTTTGAATCGTAATCTATACTAGTAGTGTAAATATCTTTTATTTTCTGATAGAAGAAACGCTCCGATAAACGGATTTCCCGAATTCTTTCTTGAAGTTCCTTAAAGTAATTCATCGAATTACCTTTTTTGAAACGCTCATCATTCAATGTGAAACCTTTTACAATATATTCTTTTAAGCGTTGAGTTGCCCAAATTCTGAATTGAGTTGCAATCTGCGATTTAATGCGATAACCAACGGAAATAATTGCATCAAGATTATAATATTTTTGTTTTCTTTTTACTTCTCGATTACCTTCTTTTTGAACTATTAAGAAATCCTTAA
The DNA window shown above is from Candidatus Cloacimonadota bacterium and carries:
- a CDS encoding virulence RhuM family protein, coding for MENKSQLIIYKTEDGRTKLDVRLEDETVWLTQKLMAKLFQTTVPNINMHLKSIFDEDELEEKATIKDFLIVQKEGNREVKRKQKYYNLDAIISVGYRIKSQIATQFRIWATQRLKEYIVKGFTLNDERFKKGNSMNYFKELQERIREIRLSERFFYQKIKDIYTTSIDYDSKNENTIKFFKIVQNKLLWAISQQTAAELVYRRVDATFPLLGMQSYDKESNISVRKSDVVIAKNYLNEDEIKLLGLLVEQYLAFAETMAQQKTPMYMEDWIERLDVILQMNGRELLNNAGKISHQMAKERAEIEFNKYKDKLKEIKFEQNLKELVQDIKKLKPNPKKIKDKK